In Fusobacterium hwasookii, a single window of DNA contains:
- the rfbC gene encoding dTDP-4-dehydrorhamnose 3,5-epimerase, protein MKDLFVIEPQIFEVSRGYFFESYNYNTFKEIGINNNFVQDNHSKSLKGVLRGLHLQSRDYSQAKLISVLKGSMLDIVVDLRENSKTFGKYFSIELNEKSKKMLFIPKGFAHGFLTLEDNTEIFYKCDNFYNPKNEIGIIWNDRDLNINWNFEKYDINENKLIISEKDKNNISFKEYKKINSIE, encoded by the coding sequence ATAAAGGATTTATTTGTTATAGAACCACAAATATTTGAAGTTAGTAGAGGCTATTTTTTTGAAAGTTATAACTATAATACCTTTAAAGAAATTGGAATAAATAATAATTTTGTTCAAGATAATCATTCTAAATCTTTAAAAGGAGTTTTAAGAGGATTACACCTTCAAAGTAGAGATTATTCTCAAGCAAAATTGATTAGTGTCTTAAAAGGCAGTATGTTAGATATAGTTGTAGATTTAAGAGAAAATAGTAAAACTTTTGGAAAATATTTTTCAATAGAATTAAATGAAAAAAGTAAAAAGATGTTATTTATTCCAAAAGGTTTTGCACATGGTTTTTTAACTTTAGAAGACAATACAGAAATTTTCTATAAATGTGATAATTTTTATAATCCTAAAAATGAGATAGGTATAATTTGGAATGATAGAGATTTAAATATAAATTGGAATTTTGAAAAATATGATATTAATGAAAATAAGTTAATTATATCTGAAAAAGATAAAAATAATATAAGTTTTAAAGAATATAAAAAAATAAATAGTATTGAATAG
- the fplA gene encoding autotransporter phospholipase A1 FplA encodes MKKIFFLIYIFLVFNFAYSENIELKMKEDVEIENLESQIKVLENKIQTIKKLKNDKNKNDLKVALVLSGGGAKGYAHLGALKVLEKENIKIDYIAGTSIGAFIGTLYSIGYTIDEIEKVLDSLNTESFLESGSDLTNLDLDKKESLKKYSFYINFDNELNYSLPKGLRETEELYLTVKNLLKNYENIKNFDNFPIPIRVIATNLNTGETKAFYEGDIAKVLTASMAIPTIFEPVEVNGNLYVDGLVSRNLPVEEAYDMGADLVIASDVGTPVVKKDNYNILSVLNQMIAIQSSYITKDSKEKATVLISPDIKNISATDTTKRKDLIALGEVATQSQIAKLKEFPKNSSNNRVTKVQKEERNLFVVNKIEYDPTFDKNTVDILNNIFRSLLNKPISESDIEKKIVDVYNSKYMDKLYYTIEDNILHLDGEKGHLNRIGVGFNYQTGYGTTFNVGTDLFFNGKLGNNINLNFKFGDYLGVDLGTLTYYGIKNRFGVFTDTGYNESPFFLYENRRKKAKFINREAYFEIGLFTQPSNNSMISYAVRSNFSNLKQDTGGSSSQKLEYSENQTKTYLGLKYDNLDSISNPMRGIKAEFIYNFASSFGKSKSNSYGPAYSIKGYIPINPKLSFIYGLNSASLRGDRIRADQRIRLGGMYTNINNNEFEFYGLNYQEKQVKDLISLTLGFKHKIVYSLYFNTKFNIATFSENNSFGNNNSRMWKDYSKGMAISISYDSPIGPIEFSVSSDLKHKRPIGSISIGYKLD; translated from the coding sequence GTGAAAAAAATATTTTTTTTAATATATATTTTTCTAGTTTTTAATTTTGCTTACTCTGAAAATATTGAATTAAAAATGAAAGAGGATGTTGAAATTGAAAATCTAGAAAGCCAAATAAAAGTTTTAGAAAATAAAATTCAAACTATAAAAAAATTAAAAAACGATAAAAATAAAAATGATTTAAAAGTTGCCTTGGTTTTGAGTGGTGGTGGTGCAAAAGGCTATGCTCACTTAGGTGCTTTAAAAGTTTTAGAAAAGGAAAATATTAAAATTGACTATATTGCTGGTACAAGTATAGGTGCTTTTATTGGAACCCTATATTCAATAGGATATACTATTGATGAAATTGAGAAGGTTTTAGATAGCTTAAATACAGAAAGTTTCTTAGAGTCAGGAAGTGACTTAACTAACTTAGATTTAGATAAAAAAGAAAGTTTAAAAAAATATAGTTTCTATATTAATTTTGATAATGAATTAAATTATTCTTTACCAAAAGGACTTAGGGAAACTGAGGAACTTTATTTAACTGTTAAAAATTTACTAAAAAATTATGAAAATATTAAAAATTTTGATAATTTTCCCATTCCTATAAGAGTTATTGCAACAAATTTAAATACTGGGGAAACAAAAGCTTTTTATGAAGGAGATATAGCAAAAGTTTTAACAGCAAGTATGGCTATACCTACAATTTTTGAACCTGTTGAAGTAAATGGTAACCTTTATGTTGATGGACTTGTAAGTAGAAATTTACCTGTTGAGGAAGCTTATGATATGGGTGCTGACCTTGTTATAGCTTCTGATGTTGGAACTCCTGTTGTAAAAAAAGATAACTACAATATTTTATCTGTATTGAATCAAATGATAGCTATACAATCTTCATACATTACAAAAGATTCAAAAGAAAAAGCTACTGTATTGATAAGTCCTGATATTAAAAATATATCGGCAACAGATACTACTAAAAGAAAAGATTTAATAGCTCTTGGAGAAGTTGCAACACAAAGTCAAATAGCCAAACTTAAAGAATTTCCAAAAAATTCCTCTAATAATAGAGTAACAAAGGTACAAAAAGAAGAAAGAAATCTCTTTGTTGTAAACAAGATAGAGTATGATCCAACATTTGATAAAAATACTGTTGATATTTTAAATAATATTTTTAGAAGTTTACTTAATAAGCCTATTTCTGAAAGTGATATAGAGAAAAAAATTGTTGATGTATATAATTCAAAATATATGGATAAACTTTATTACACTATTGAAGATAATATCCTACATTTAGATGGAGAAAAAGGGCATCTAAATAGAATAGGTGTGGGATTTAACTATCAAACAGGTTATGGAACTACTTTTAATGTAGGAACAGATCTATTTTTTAATGGAAAACTTGGGAATAATATCAATCTGAATTTTAAATTTGGTGATTATCTAGGGGTTGATTTAGGTACCCTTACATATTATGGTATTAAAAATAGATTTGGAGTTTTTACAGATACTGGTTATAATGAAAGTCCATTTTTCCTATATGAAAATAGAAGAAAAAAAGCTAAATTTATTAATAGAGAAGCATATTTTGAAATAGGTTTATTTACTCAGCCTTCTAATAATTCAATGATTTCTTATGCTGTACGTTCAAATTTTTCTAATTTAAAACAAGATACTGGTGGTAGCTCATCTCAAAAATTAGAATATTCTGAAAATCAAACAAAAACATATCTGGGATTAAAATATGATAATTTAGACTCTATTTCTAATCCAATGAGAGGAATCAAAGCTGAATTTATCTATAATTTTGCGAGTTCTTTTGGAAAATCAAAATCCAATTCATATGGACCTGCATATAGTATTAAAGGATATATTCCTATAAACCCAAAACTTTCATTTATATATGGTTTAAATTCTGCTAGTTTGAGAGGGGATAGAATAAGAGCAGACCAAAGAATTAGACTTGGTGGAATGTATACAAATATAAATAATAATGAATTTGAATTCTATGGACTTAATTATCAAGAAAAACAAGTAAAAGATTTAATAAGTTTAACCTTAGGATTTAAACATAAAATAGTTTATTCATTGTATTTCAATACTAAATTTAATATAGCTACATTTTCAGAAAATAATTCTTTTGGAAATAATAATTCTAGAATGTGGAAAGATTATTCAAAAGGAATGGCAATATCTATAAGTTATGATTCACCAATAGGACCTATTGAGTTTTCTGTTTCTTCTGACTTAAAACATAAAAGACCAATAGGAAGTATTTCAATTGGATACAAATTAGATTAG
- a CDS encoding aldose epimerase family protein, with product MEEIKIYTLENKFLKVEFLNLGAIIKKIEFKDKNIVLGYEDIEKYRENPAYLGAVIGRTAGRIKDGLLKLDNTEYQLDKNNNGNTLHGGKNSISHRFWNVQNIENGLCFSIKSSNLDNGYPSNIEIKVSYILNNNELLIKYFVTTDNLTYLNLTNHSYFNLSGDSDNTIYEDILKIDSNYLIGINENSIPCETINLDNNIFDFREDKKLKEFFKADNEQKTIANNGIDHPYVFNKEIGKLEIKNLESGIKMSVETNNPAVVIYTANYLQDIGFKKHSAICFETQEVPNLYRDKNINVFPTFIDENTHYEKYTKFIFENID from the coding sequence TTGGAAGAAATAAAAATATATACACTAGAAAATAAATTTCTAAAAGTTGAGTTTTTAAATTTAGGAGCTATTATTAAAAAAATAGAATTTAAAGATAAAAATATTGTTCTTGGCTATGAAGATATTGAAAAATATAGAGAAAATCCTGCTTACTTAGGAGCAGTAATAGGAAGAACAGCCGGAAGAATAAAGGATGGTCTATTGAAACTAGACAATACTGAGTATCAATTAGATAAAAATAATAATGGAAATACTTTACATGGTGGAAAAAACTCTATCAGTCATAGATTTTGGAATGTTCAAAACATTGAAAATGGACTATGCTTTTCTATAAAAAGCTCTAATTTGGATAATGGATATCCTTCAAATATAGAAATAAAAGTTAGTTATATTTTAAATAATAATGAACTTTTAATAAAATATTTTGTTACAACTGATAACTTAACTTATTTAAATTTAACTAACCATAGTTATTTTAATTTAAGTGGAGATTCTGATAACACTATCTACGAAGATATTTTAAAAATAGATTCTAATTACCTAATAGGAATAAATGAAAATTCCATTCCTTGTGAAACTATAAATTTGGATAATAATATTTTTGATTTTAGAGAAGATAAAAAATTAAAAGAATTTTTCAAAGCTGACAATGAACAAAAGACTATTGCCAATAATGGTATTGATCATCCTTATGTTTTTAATAAAGAGATTGGAAAGTTAGAGATCAAAAATCTTGAAAGTGGAATTAAAATGTCAGTTGAAACAAATAACCCAGCTGTTGTAATCTACACTGCTAATTATTTACAAGATATTGGATTTAAAAAGCATTCTGCTATTTGTTTTGAAACACAAGAAGTGCCAAATTTATATAGAGATAAAAATATAAATGTTTTCCCAACTTTTATTGATGAAAATACTCATTATGAAAAGTACACAAAATTTATTTTTGAAAATATTGACTAG
- a CDS encoding undecaprenyl-diphosphate phosphatase: MNAIMLVIILALVEGITEFLPVSSTGHMILVNQLIGGEYLSPTFINSFLIIIQLGAILSVVVYFWKDISPFVGTKKEFGLRLQLWMKIIVGVLPAMVIGLLLDDIIDKYFMNNTLIIAITLIVYGVIFIGIEVVYKLKNIKPKVKKFSGLKYRTAFLIGFFQCLAMIPGTSRSDATIIGALLLGLSRPLAAEFSFYLAIPTMFGATALKLLKNGLAFTQMEWSYLALGSAIAFVVAYMVIKWFMDFIKKRSFASFGLYRIILGIIVIVLLY, translated from the coding sequence ATGAATGCAATTATGTTAGTTATCATTCTTGCACTAGTTGAAGGTATTACTGAATTTTTACCTGTCAGTAGTACAGGACATATGATACTTGTCAATCAGCTTATTGGTGGAGAATACTTATCACCAACTTTTATCAATAGCTTTTTAATTATAATACAGCTTGGAGCAATACTTTCAGTTGTGGTGTATTTTTGGAAGGATATAAGTCCTTTTGTAGGAACAAAAAAAGAATTTGGTCTGAGACTGCAATTGTGGATGAAAATTATAGTTGGTGTTTTACCAGCAATGGTTATAGGCTTGCTATTAGATGATATAATTGATAAGTATTTTATGAATAATACCCTTATAATTGCAATAACTTTAATAGTTTATGGAGTTATTTTTATAGGAATAGAAGTTGTATATAAATTAAAAAATATTAAACCTAAGGTAAAAAAGTTTAGTGGTTTAAAATACAGAACAGCATTTTTAATAGGATTTTTCCAATGTTTAGCAATGATACCTGGAACTTCAAGATCAGATGCGACTATAATAGGAGCATTACTTTTAGGTTTATCAAGACCACTTGCTGCTGAATTTTCATTTTATTTGGCTATACCTACTATGTTTGGAGCAACAGCTTTAAAACTTTTAAAAAATGGTTTAGCATTCACTCAAATGGAATGGTCTTATTTAGCACTAGGTTCTGCAATAGCTTTTGTAGTAGCATATATGGTTATAAAATGGTTTATGGATTTTATTAAAAAAAGAAGTTTTGCTTCATTTGGATTGTATAGAATAATATTAGGGATTATAGTAATTGTTTTATTGTATTAG
- the pnp gene encoding polyribonucleotide nucleotidyltransferase produces MFDEKIMELELAGRTLKVSTGKISRQSAGAIIIQYGDTVLLSTANRSKEARKGADFFPLTVDYIEKFYSTGKFPGGFNKREGRPSTNATLVARLIDRPIRPMFPDGFNYDVHIVNTVLSYDEINMPDYLGVIGSSLALMISDIPFLGPVASVIVGYKNGEFILNPSPAELEESELDLIVAGTKDAVNMVEAGAKELDEETMLKAIMFAHENIKKICEFQEEFSKLYGKENIEFEKPEVLPLVKNFIDTNGHERLQQAVLTTGKKNREEPVDSLEEELMEKFIQENYPNVPEEELPEDVILEFKTYYHDLMKKLVREAILYHKHRVDGRTTTEIRPLDAQINVLPVPHGSALFTRGETQSLAITTLGTKEDEQLIDDLEKEYYKKFYLHYNFPPYSVGEVGRMGSPGRRELGHGSLAERALSYVIPSEEEFPYTIRVVSEITESNGSSSQASICGGSLSLMSAGVPIKEHVAGIAMGLIKEGEEFTVLTDIMGLEDHLGDMDFKVAGTKSGITALQMDIKITGITEEIMRIALNQAHEARIQILELMNNTISKPAELKSNVPRIQQITIPKDKIAVLIGPGGKNIKGIIDQTGSTVDITDDGLVSVFAKDAETLEKTLKLIDSFVREVEYNEVYEGRVVSIMKFGAFMEILPGKEGLLHISEISPERVEKVEDVLSVGDVFKVRVISMEGGKISLSKKKV; encoded by the coding sequence ATGTTTGATGAAAAAATTATGGAGCTAGAGCTTGCTGGAAGAACTCTAAAAGTTTCAACTGGTAAAATTTCTAGACAATCTGCTGGAGCTATTATAATTCAATATGGAGATACAGTTCTTCTATCTACTGCTAACCGTAGTAAAGAAGCTAGAAAAGGTGCAGACTTTTTCCCATTAACTGTTGACTACATAGAAAAATTTTATTCAACTGGTAAATTCCCAGGAGGATTTAATAAAAGAGAAGGAAGACCTTCAACAAATGCTACATTGGTAGCAAGACTTATTGACAGACCAATAAGACCAATGTTTCCAGATGGATTTAACTATGATGTACATATAGTTAATACTGTCCTATCTTATGATGAAATAAATATGCCTGATTATTTAGGTGTAATTGGTTCATCTCTTGCACTTATGATTTCTGATATCCCATTCTTAGGACCTGTTGCAAGTGTAATAGTTGGATACAAAAATGGAGAATTTATTTTAAATCCTTCTCCTGCTGAATTAGAAGAAAGTGAACTTGATTTAATAGTTGCAGGAACAAAAGATGCTGTAAACATGGTTGAAGCAGGAGCAAAAGAATTAGATGAAGAAACTATGTTAAAGGCAATTATGTTTGCACATGAAAATATTAAAAAGATTTGTGAATTCCAAGAAGAATTTTCTAAATTATATGGAAAAGAAAATATAGAATTTGAAAAACCAGAAGTATTACCTCTTGTTAAAAATTTTATAGATACTAATGGACATGAAAGATTACAACAAGCTGTTTTAACTACTGGTAAGAAAAATAGAGAAGAACCTGTTGATTCATTAGAAGAAGAATTAATGGAAAAATTCATACAAGAAAACTATCCTAATGTTCCAGAAGAAGAATTACCAGAAGATGTAATATTAGAATTTAAAACTTACTATCATGATTTAATGAAAAAATTAGTTAGAGAAGCTATTTTATATCATAAACACAGAGTTGATGGAAGAACAACAACTGAAATAAGACCATTAGATGCTCAAATAAATGTATTACCTGTTCCTCATGGTTCAGCATTATTTACAAGAGGAGAAACTCAATCTCTTGCAATCACAACATTAGGAACTAAAGAAGATGAGCAATTGATAGATGATTTAGAAAAAGAATACTATAAAAAATTCTATCTACACTATAATTTCCCTCCATATTCAGTTGGAGAAGTTGGAAGAATGGGTTCACCTGGAAGAAGAGAATTAGGACATGGTTCACTTGCTGAAAGAGCTTTAAGCTATGTTATTCCTAGTGAAGAAGAATTTCCTTACACTATAAGAGTTGTATCTGAAATCACTGAATCTAATGGTTCATCTTCACAAGCTTCTATATGTGGAGGTTCATTATCACTTATGTCAGCTGGTGTTCCTATAAAAGAACATGTTGCTGGTATAGCTATGGGACTTATTAAAGAAGGAGAAGAATTTACAGTTCTAACAGATATAATGGGACTTGAAGACCACTTAGGAGATATGGACTTTAAGGTTGCTGGTACAAAATCTGGAATCACAGCTTTACAAATGGATATTAAAATTACTGGTATAACTGAAGAAATTATGAGAATTGCCTTAAATCAAGCTCATGAAGCTAGAATACAAATATTAGAGCTTATGAATAATACAATTTCTAAACCAGCTGAGTTAAAATCTAATGTACCTAGAATACAACAAATTACTATTCCAAAAGATAAGATTGCAGTTCTTATTGGACCAGGTGGAAAAAATATTAAAGGTATCATAGACCAAACAGGTTCAACTGTTGATATAACTGATGATGGACTTGTATCTGTTTTTGCAAAAGATGCTGAAACATTAGAAAAAACTTTAAAACTTATAGATTCTTTTGTAAGAGAAGTTGAGTACAATGAAGTTTATGAAGGACGTGTAGTTTCTATAATGAAATTTGGTGCATTTATGGAAATTCTTCCTGGTAAAGAAGGTTTATTACATATTTCTGAAATTTCACCTGAAAGAGTTGAAAAAGTTGAAGATGTACTTTCAGTTGGAGATGTATTTAAAGTAAGAGTTATTTCTATGGAAGGTGGAAAAATCTCTTTAAGTAAAAAGAAGGTTTAA
- a CDS encoding YggT family protein — MSLLAYSLITIITRLSWLLYILIMIRVILSWFPVNNNFTELIYNITDPILKPFKDVLDKYLNLPIDLSPLLFIITVEAVEKILIRLIIVIF; from the coding sequence ATGTCACTTTTAGCTTATTCACTTATAACTATAATAACTAGATTGAGTTGGCTTCTTTATATTTTAATAATGATTAGGGTTATTTTATCTTGGTTTCCAGTAAATAATAATTTTACTGAACTAATTTATAACATTACTGATCCTATTTTAAAACCATTTAAAGATGTTTTAGATAAATATTTAAATTTACCTATTGATCTTTCTCCTTTGCTTTTTATAATTACTGTAGAAGCAGTTGAGAAGATTTTAATAAGATTAATTATAGTTATTTTTTAA
- the rfaD gene encoding ADP-glyceromanno-heptose 6-epimerase, translated as MIIVTGGAGMIGSAFVWKLNEMGIKDILIVDKLRREDKWLNIRKREYYDWMDKDNLKEWLACKENADKIDAVIHMGACSATTETDADFLMDNNFGYTKFLWNFCAEKNIKYIYASSAATYGMGELGYNDDVSPEELQKLMPLNKYGYSKKFFDDWAFKQTKQPKQWNGLKFFNVYGPQEYHKGRMASMVFHTYHQYKENGYVKLFKSYKEGFKDGEQLRDFVYVKDVVDIMYFMLTNDVKSGIYNIGTGKARSFMDLSMATMRAASYNDNLDKNEVVKLIEMPEDLQGKYQYFTEAKINKLREIGYTKEMHSLEEGVKDYVQNYLAKEDSYL; from the coding sequence ATGATAATTGTTACAGGTGGAGCTGGAATGATTGGTAGTGCTTTTGTATGGAAGCTAAATGAGATGGGAATAAAAGACATTCTAATAGTTGACAAATTGAGAAGGGAAGATAAATGGTTAAACATTAGAAAAAGAGAATATTATGATTGGATGGACAAAGATAATTTAAAAGAATGGTTAGCTTGTAAAGAAAATGCAGATAAAATAGATGCAGTTATTCATATGGGAGCCTGTTCAGCAACAACAGAAACTGATGCGGATTTTCTAATGGATAATAATTTCGGCTATACTAAATTTTTATGGAATTTTTGTGCTGAAAAAAATATAAAATACATCTATGCTTCTTCAGCTGCAACTTATGGTATGGGTGAACTTGGATACAATGATGATGTAAGCCCAGAAGAACTACAAAAATTAATGCCTCTAAATAAATATGGTTACTCAAAGAAATTTTTTGATGATTGGGCCTTCAAACAAACAAAACAACCTAAACAATGGAATGGATTAAAATTCTTTAATGTGTATGGACCACAAGAATATCATAAAGGAAGAATGGCTTCAATGGTTTTTCATACATATCATCAATATAAAGAAAATGGTTATGTAAAACTTTTCAAATCATATAAAGAAGGATTTAAAGATGGAGAACAACTAAGAGATTTTGTTTATGTGAAAGATGTAGTTGATATAATGTATTTTATGTTAACTAATGATGTAAAATCAGGTATTTATAATATAGGAACAGGAAAAGCAAGAAGTTTTATGGATTTATCTATGGCAACAATGAGAGCAGCTTCTTATAATGATAATTTAGATAAAAATGAAGTTGTGAAATTAATTGAAATGCCAGAAGATTTACAAGGAAAATATCAATATTTTACAGAAGCTAAAATTAATAAACTAAGAGAAATAGGATATACAAAAGAAATGCATAGTCTAGAAGAAGGAGTGAAAGACTATGTTCAAAACTATCTAGCTAAGGAAGATTCTTATTTATAA
- the rfbD gene encoding dTDP-4-dehydrorhamnose reductase — translation MKLIFGANGKLGTDFKELFDSTGEKYIATDKNEVDITNGDFLRAYIKTMHQNYKIDTIINCAAYNDVDNAEIEKELCYKVNAEAPANLAMIASEIGATYITYSTDFVFNGMTTNYLYNESTGYTEEDEPHPLSAYAKAKYEGELLVSQIMENPENTSRIYIVRTSWVFGKGSMNFVEKIIELSKEKDELKVVDDQVSSPTYSKDLAYFSWELIKKGCESGIYHLTNDGIASKYEEAQYILEKISWKGNLIRAKREELGLLAERPKFSKLSCKKIKEKLGVSIPNWKDAIDRYFKENHK, via the coding sequence ATGAAACTGATATTTGGAGCTAATGGTAAATTAGGTACAGATTTTAAGGAATTATTTGATTCTACTGGAGAAAAGTATATTGCTACTGATAAAAATGAAGTAGATATAACTAATGGTGATTTTTTAAGAGCATATATTAAGACTATGCACCAAAACTATAAGATAGATACAATCATTAATTGTGCTGCATATAATGATGTTGATAATGCTGAAATAGAAAAAGAGTTGTGCTATAAGGTAAATGCAGAAGCACCTGCTAATTTAGCAATGATAGCTTCAGAAATTGGTGCAACATATATAACATATTCAACAGATTTTGTTTTTAATGGAATGACAACTAATTATTTATATAATGAAAGTACAGGATATACAGAAGAAGATGAACCTCATCCGTTATCAGCTTATGCAAAAGCTAAATATGAAGGAGAATTATTAGTATCACAAATAATGGAAAATCCTGAAAATACTTCAAGAATATATATAGTGAGAACTTCTTGGGTATTTGGTAAAGGTAGTATGAACTTCGTTGAAAAGATAATAGAACTTTCAAAAGAAAAAGATGAGTTAAAAGTGGTAGATGATCAAGTTTCTTCTCCAACTTATTCAAAAGATTTAGCTTATTTTAGCTGGGAACTTATTAAAAAAGGTTGTGAAAGTGGTATTTATCATTTAACAAATGATGGAATAGCTTCAAAATATGAGGAAGCACAATATATTTTAGAAAAAATTTCTTGGAAAGGAAACTTAATTAGGGCTAAAAGAGAAGAATTAGGTTTATTAGCGGAAAGACCAAAATTTAGTAAATTAAGTTGTAAAAAAATTAAAGAGAAGTTAGGAGTTTCTATTCCTAATTGGAAAGATGCAATAGACAGATATTTTAAAGAAAATCATAAGTAG
- the pgsA gene encoding CDP-diacylglycerol--glycerol-3-phosphate 3-phosphatidyltransferase — MNLPNRLTMIRFVLAIPFIMFLQYSDSSKYGLIFRLISLVIFVIASLTDFFDGYIARKYNLITDFGKIMDPLADKILVISALVIFVQLEYIPGWMSIIVLAREFLISGIRILAAAKGEIIAAGNLGKYKTTSQMLVVVIALAIGPIGFYISDYFFTVAEVLMLIPVILTIWSGWEYTFKAKHYFTEQ, encoded by the coding sequence ATGAATTTACCTAATAGACTTACTATGATTAGATTTGTATTGGCAATTCCTTTTATAATGTTTTTACAATATTCAGATTCAAGTAAATATGGCTTGATTTTTAGATTAATTTCTCTTGTAATATTTGTAATTGCTTCACTAACAGATTTCTTTGATGGCTATATTGCAAGAAAATATAATTTAATAACTGATTTTGGAAAAATTATGGACCCTCTTGCTGATAAGATACTTGTTATTTCAGCTCTTGTTATATTTGTACAATTGGAGTATATTCCAGGTTGGATGTCTATTATTGTATTAGCTCGGGAATTTTTAATCAGTGGAATAAGGATACTTGCTGCTGCAAAAGGTGAAATTATTGCTGCAGGTAATTTGGGAAAATATAAGACAACAAGCCAAATGCTTGTTGTTGTAATTGCATTAGCAATAGGACCTATTGGTTTTTATATATCTGATTATTTCTTTACTGTGGCAGAAGTTTTGATGTTAATTCCAGTTATTTTGACAATATGGTCAGGTTGGGAATATACTTTTAAAGCAAAACATTATTTTACTGAACAATGA
- a CDS encoding sulfite exporter TauE/SafE family protein gives MEFDIVKFLILAVCCFIASVVDAISGGGGLISLPAYFAVGFPPHMALGTNKLSAFLSTFASAFKFWKAKKINIEIVSKLFAFSLAGAAIGVKTAVSIDPKYFTQISFAILILVFLYALKNKNMGEKNYYKGTTPKTIVYGKIMAFCLGFYDGFLGPGTAAFLMFCLIKIFKLDFSSASGNTKILNLSSNFASLVVFAFLGKLNWVYGISIAIVMTFGAIIGSRLAILKGNKFIKPVFLVVTSILILKMSFEIFF, from the coding sequence ATGGAGTTTGATATTGTAAAATTTTTGATTCTTGCAGTCTGTTGTTTTATTGCTTCTGTTGTTGATGCAATTTCAGGTGGTGGAGGTTTAATTTCTTTACCTGCATATTTTGCAGTAGGTTTTCCACCACATATGGCATTAGGAACTAATAAATTATCAGCTTTTCTTTCAACTTTTGCTAGTGCTTTTAAATTTTGGAAGGCAAAAAAAATAAATATTGAAATTGTTTCAAAATTATTTGCTTTTTCTCTTGCTGGTGCTGCCATAGGAGTTAAAACTGCTGTTTCTATTGATCCAAAATATTTTACTCAAATTTCATTTGCTATTCTTATTTTAGTTTTTCTTTATGCCTTAAAAAATAAGAATATGGGAGAGAAGAATTACTATAAAGGAACTACTCCAAAAACTATTGTATATGGAAAAATAATGGCATTTTGTTTAGGTTTCTATGATGGCTTTTTAGGACCTGGGACTGCTGCATTCTTAATGTTCTGTTTAATTAAAATATTTAAATTAGATTTTTCTTCTGCAAGTGGAAATACAAAGATTTTAAACCTTTCAAGTAACTTTGCTAGCTTGGTTGTATTTGCATTTTTAGGAAAATTAAATTGGGTTTATGGTATATCAATTGCTATTGTTATGACTTTTGGAGCTATTATTGGTTCAAGACTTGCTATATTAAAGGGAAATAAGTTTATAAAGCCTGTTTTCTTAGTTGTAACAAGTATTTTAATTTTAAAAATGTCATTTGAGATATTCTTTTAA